A stretch of the Dioscorea cayenensis subsp. rotundata cultivar TDr96_F1 chromosome 4, TDr96_F1_v2_PseudoChromosome.rev07_lg8_w22 25.fasta, whole genome shotgun sequence genome encodes the following:
- the LOC120259142 gene encoding uncharacterized protein LOC120259142: MCRSTTEIGEHAALSRLKIRAFFLRLLVGDKPSADAVLTLPESLTLIYLPRIDGNKLKINGTKVRAEKPVFLALHRAQSVERDRMEAVFVCTDRVLAADGACFEAFFGDEKLLKGVFRRCKGEWEVECRGGDEGEIAWVAAVEICVAGENGSLMVGRVEMGAKRGRRRGFCLKLEEIPEESDGCDCCCCGGGDDDEGREMVRSDGEDLKEMGREDCEMEMEGVRWAVDVGIWVMCLGVGFLVSRASFGFPKKRLF; this comes from the coding sequence ATGTGCCGATCGACGACCGAAATCGGGGAGCATGCCGCGCTTTCTCGCCTCAAGATTCGTGCTTTCTTTCTCCGCCTCCTCGTTGGCGACAAGCCCTCTGCCGACGCTGTTCTGACGTTGCCGGAGTCGCTCACCCTCATTTACCTCCCGAGGATCGATGGGAACAAGCTCAAGATAAACGGCACTAAGGTTCGAGCTGAGAAGCCGGTTTTCCTGGCGCTCCATCGCGCCCAGTCTGTGGAGCGGGACCGGATGGAGGCTGTCTTTGTTTGTACCGATCGCGTGTTGGCCGCCGATGGTGCTTGCTTCGAGGCCTTTTTTGGTGATGAGAAGCTGTTGAAGGGGGTTTTCCGGCGGTGTAAAGGTGAGTGGGAGGTGGAGTGTAGGGGTGGGGATGAGGGGGAGATTGCCTGGGTGGCGGCGGTGGAGATTTGCGTCGCCGGAGAGAATGGGTCGTTGATGGTGGGGAGAGTGGAGATGGGCGCGAAGCGGGGGAGGAGGAGAGGGTTCTGTTTGAAATTAGAGGAAATCCCGGAGGAATCGGATGGCTGTGATTGCTGCTGCTGCGGCGGCGGGGACGATGATGAGGGGCGGGAGATGGTGAGATCTGACGGTGAGGATTTGAAAGAGATGGGCCGTGAGGATTgtgagatggagatggagggGGTGAGATGGGCGGTGGATGTCGGGATTTGGGTCATGTGTTTGGGGGTGGGGTTTTTGGTTTCCCGGGCTTCCTTCGGTTTCCCCAAAAAACGgcttttctaa